The Caballeronia sp. SL2Y3 genome includes a window with the following:
- a CDS encoding RidA family protein — protein sequence MAVTRHHVGARLSEIAIHNGTVYLAGQIAEDTDQDITGQTREVLGHIDRLLEEANSDKSHLLSVQIFISDMVHFAGMNAVWDAWVAPGHTPPRATVEAKLANPACLVEVVVVAAQRS from the coding sequence ATGGCAGTTACTCGTCATCACGTCGGCGCGCGCCTTTCCGAGATCGCGATTCACAACGGCACCGTGTATCTCGCAGGCCAGATCGCGGAGGACACCGATCAGGACATCACCGGCCAGACGCGCGAAGTGCTGGGCCACATCGACCGTCTGCTCGAAGAGGCGAACAGCGACAAGTCGCACCTGTTGTCCGTGCAGATCTTCATCTCGGACATGGTGCACTTCGCCGGCATGAACGCCGTGTGGGACGCGTGGGTCGCGCCGGGCCACACGCCGCCGCGCGCCACCGTCGAGGCGAAGCTCGCGAACCCGGCTTGCCTCGTCGAAGTCGTTGTGGTGGCTGCGCAGCGCAGCTGA
- the thrS gene encoding threonine--tRNA ligase: MVSVRLPDGSVRQYDHPVTVAEVAASIGAGLAKAALAGKLNGELVDTSFVIDHDSSLAIVTDKDPEGVDVVRHSTAHLLAYAVKDLFPEAQVTIGPVIDNGFYYDFSYSRPFTPEDLEKIEKRMQEIAKKDEPVSRRVVSRDEAVEYFKSIGEQYKAEIISSIPESDEIRLYSHGNFIDLCRGPHVPSTGKLKVFKLMKVAGAYWRGDSKNEQLQRIYGTAWTKKEDQDQYLHMLEEAEKRDHRKLGKQLDLFHLQDEAPGMVFWHPKGWSLWQQVEQYMRRRVNEAGYLEIKTPMVMDRSLWEASGHWQNYRENMFTTESEKRDYAIKPMNCPGHVQVFNHGLRSYRDLPLRYAEFGSCHRNEPSGALHGLMRVRGFVQDDAHIFCTEDQFIAESIAFNTLAMSVYKDFGFEHIDIKLSLRPEQRAGTDEIWDRAEQGLREALTACGLKWEELAGEGAFYGPKIEYHIKDALGRSWQCGTLQLDMVLPERLGAEYVAEDNSRRRPVMLHRAIVGSMERFLGILIEHHAGAMPPWLAPVQAVVLNIAESQTEYAASLVQSLQKQGLRVEADLRNEKISYKIREHTLQKVPYLLVVGDKEREAQTVAVRARGGVDLGVMPVDAFLERLQQEVRAFK; encoded by the coding sequence ATGGTTTCGGTACGTTTGCCTGATGGGTCGGTCCGCCAATACGACCACCCGGTGACCGTCGCGGAAGTCGCGGCATCGATCGGCGCGGGCCTCGCCAAGGCGGCGCTCGCCGGCAAGCTGAACGGCGAGCTCGTCGATACGTCGTTCGTGATCGACCACGATTCTTCGCTCGCCATCGTCACCGACAAAGACCCGGAAGGCGTGGATGTCGTTCGCCACTCCACGGCGCACTTGCTCGCCTACGCGGTCAAGGACCTTTTCCCTGAAGCGCAGGTGACCATCGGACCGGTCATCGACAACGGCTTTTACTACGACTTCTCGTACAGCCGCCCCTTCACGCCCGAAGATCTCGAGAAGATCGAGAAGCGCATGCAGGAAATCGCGAAGAAGGACGAGCCGGTGTCGCGCCGCGTCGTCTCGCGCGACGAGGCGGTCGAGTACTTCAAGAGCATCGGCGAGCAGTACAAGGCCGAAATCATCTCGTCGATTCCGGAGTCCGACGAGATTCGGCTCTATTCGCACGGCAACTTCATCGACCTGTGCCGTGGCCCGCACGTGCCGTCCACCGGCAAGCTGAAGGTCTTCAAGCTGATGAAGGTCGCGGGCGCTTACTGGCGCGGCGATTCGAAGAACGAGCAATTGCAGCGCATTTACGGTACCGCCTGGACCAAGAAGGAAGACCAGGACCAGTATCTCCACATGCTCGAGGAAGCGGAAAAGCGCGACCATCGCAAGCTCGGCAAGCAACTCGACCTGTTCCACTTGCAGGACGAGGCGCCGGGCATGGTGTTCTGGCATCCGAAGGGCTGGTCGCTGTGGCAACAGGTCGAGCAGTACATGCGCCGTCGCGTGAACGAAGCCGGCTATCTGGAAATCAAGACTCCGATGGTCATGGACCGTTCGCTGTGGGAAGCGTCGGGTCACTGGCAGAACTATCGTGAGAACATGTTCACGACCGAATCGGAAAAGCGCGACTACGCGATTAAGCCGATGAACTGCCCGGGCCACGTGCAGGTTTTCAACCACGGCCTGCGCTCGTACCGCGATCTGCCGCTGCGCTACGCGGAGTTCGGCTCGTGCCACCGCAACGAGCCGTCGGGCGCGCTGCACGGTCTCATGCGCGTGCGTGGCTTCGTTCAGGACGACGCGCACATCTTCTGCACCGAAGACCAGTTCATCGCCGAGTCGATCGCCTTCAACACGCTGGCCATGAGCGTGTACAAGGACTTCGGCTTCGAGCACATCGACATCAAGCTGTCGCTGCGCCCGGAGCAGCGCGCCGGCACCGACGAGATCTGGGACCGCGCGGAGCAGGGCCTGCGCGAAGCCCTGACCGCGTGCGGTCTCAAGTGGGAAGAACTGGCAGGCGAGGGCGCGTTCTACGGTCCGAAGATCGAGTATCACATCAAGGACGCGCTCGGCCGCTCCTGGCAGTGCGGCACGCTGCAGCTCGACATGGTGCTGCCGGAGCGTCTCGGCGCGGAGTACGTCGCTGAGGACAACAGCCGCCGCCGCCCGGTCATGCTTCACCGCGCGATCGTCGGTTCGATGGAGCGGTTCCTCGGCATCCTGATCGAGCACCATGCCGGTGCAATGCCGCCGTGGCTCGCGCCTGTGCAGGCAGTCGTGCTGAATATTGCCGAAAGTCAGACCGAATACGCGGCATCGCTAGTCCAATCGTTGCAAAAACAAGGGCTTAGAGTTGAGGCCGATTTGCGCAACGAGAAGATTAGCTATAAAATACGCGAGCACACGCTGCAAAAGGTCCCGTATTTGCTGGTTGTCGGTGACAAGGAGCGTGAGGCGCAAACCGTGGCCGTGCGTGCTCGTGGCGGTGTCGATCTCGGCGTCATGCCGGTCGACGCATTCCTCGAACGTCTGCAGCAGGAAGTGCGGGCGTTCAAGTAA
- the rpmI gene encoding 50S ribosomal protein L35, giving the protein MPKMKTKKSAAKRFVVRPGGTVKRGQAFKRHILTKKTTKNKRHLRGATAVHDSDLNSVRAMLPFA; this is encoded by the coding sequence ATGCCGAAGATGAAGACCAAGAAGAGTGCTGCAAAGCGCTTCGTGGTGCGTCCGGGCGGTACCGTCAAGCGCGGTCAGGCCTTCAAGCGCCACATTCTTACCAAGAAAACCACCAAGAACAAACGCCATCTGCGTGGCGCCACGGCCGTTCATGATTCCGATCTGAACTCCGTCCGCGCAATGCTGCCGTTCGCCTAA
- the infC gene encoding translation initiation factor IF-3, producing MATDKSSHRINGEITAPEVRLVGVDNEPLGIVKLAEAFRQSEQLDVDLVEIAPQASPPVCRLMDYGKFKYSEAKKQHEAKLKQKIVQVKEVKFRPGTDDGDYNVKLRNLTRFLEDGDKTKITLRFRGREMAHQEIGMRMLERLKADLDEVGQVEQMPKMEGRQMIMVLAPKKKAK from the coding sequence ATCGCTACTGATAAGTCGTCACATCGCATCAACGGTGAAATTACTGCGCCGGAAGTGCGCTTGGTCGGAGTGGACAACGAGCCGCTCGGAATCGTGAAACTGGCCGAGGCGTTCCGTCAATCGGAACAGCTCGACGTGGATCTCGTCGAAATCGCGCCGCAGGCCTCGCCGCCTGTCTGCCGTTTGATGGATTACGGCAAGTTCAAGTACTCGGAAGCGAAGAAGCAGCACGAGGCAAAGCTGAAGCAGAAGATCGTGCAGGTGAAGGAAGTCAAATTCCGCCCCGGCACGGATGACGGTGACTACAACGTCAAGCTGCGCAACCTCACGCGCTTCCTCGAAGACGGCGACAAGACGAAAATCACGTTGCGTTTCCGTGGGCGCGAAATGGCGCACCAGGAAATCGGCATGCGCATGCTCGAACGCCTGAAGGCGGATCTGGACGAAGTTGGCCAGGTCGAGCAGATGCCGAAGATGGAAGGCCGCCAGATGATCATGGTGCTGGCGCCGAAAAAGAAGGCGAAGTAA
- a CDS encoding bifunctional (p)ppGpp synthetase/guanosine-3',5'-bis(diphosphate) 3'-pyrophosphohydrolase has protein sequence MTESTAPADTLPEPSFDDALAFVREHAKDARLSTGELLADHAAGTARIMQTLNVDPHAVAAAALFALAPHLDNPETLIAERFGPEVQRLVSDVRKLLRLGSVSSRATLAALPDNTRDAQAARRAQVESLRKMLLAFAQDIRVVLIRLASRLQTLRYHAANKTEPPPEVPRETLDIYAPLANRLGIWQLKWELEDLSFRFEDPVTYKRIAKLLDEKRIERESYVTEAIARLQKELDTAHIKAEVSGRPKHIYSIWKKMRGKQLDFSELNDVRAFRVIVGDIKDCYTVLGIVHNLWQPVPREFDDYISRPKPNGYKSLHTVVVGDDGRAFEVQIRTHEMHQFAEYGVAAHWRYKEAGARGYAGQVMASEKYDEKIAWLRQLLAWKDDVEGDRPGWQHLRDATLDDDHIYVLTPQARVIALPHGSTAVDFAYHLHSELGHRCRGARVDGAMVPLNTPLQNGQTVEIIAVKEGGPSRDWLNPQLGYLHSPRARQKVRAWFNAIDAAENVAQGRAIVEKTLQREGKTSVNLDQLAAKLGFKAPEELYAVVAKDEFSLRNIEQALSDAPPPEPEPEAPAQFEKRSSGQSVAHGASTGVLVVGVDALLTQLARCCRPAPPDPIAGFVTRGKGMSIHRTDCATFQRMAHRSPERVLHTTWSAEVMNGRGSSVYPVDLAVESADRQGLLRDISEVFAREKINVIGVKSQSRRNIAFMQFTVEVSNAAQIQRACTLLGEVPGVIRASRRA, from the coding sequence ATGACCGAGAGCACCGCCCCCGCTGACACGCTGCCCGAGCCGTCGTTCGACGACGCGCTCGCGTTCGTGCGCGAGCACGCGAAGGACGCGCGGCTCTCGACGGGCGAATTGCTCGCGGACCACGCCGCCGGCACCGCGCGCATCATGCAGACGCTCAACGTCGACCCGCATGCGGTCGCCGCCGCCGCGTTGTTCGCGCTCGCGCCGCATCTCGACAATCCGGAGACCTTGATCGCCGAACGCTTCGGGCCGGAAGTGCAGCGGCTCGTGAGCGATGTGCGTAAGCTCTTGCGCTTAGGCTCGGTCAGTTCCCGTGCGACGCTCGCCGCGTTGCCCGACAACACACGCGACGCGCAGGCGGCGCGGCGCGCGCAGGTCGAATCGCTGCGGAAGATGCTGCTCGCGTTCGCGCAGGATATTCGCGTGGTGCTGATCCGGCTCGCTTCGCGCCTGCAGACGCTGCGCTACCACGCCGCGAACAAGACAGAGCCGCCGCCCGAGGTGCCGCGCGAGACGCTCGACATCTACGCGCCGCTCGCCAACCGTCTCGGCATCTGGCAGCTCAAATGGGAACTCGAAGATCTGTCGTTTCGCTTCGAAGACCCGGTTACCTACAAGCGCATCGCCAAGCTGCTCGACGAAAAGCGCATCGAGCGCGAATCGTATGTGACCGAGGCCATCGCGCGGCTGCAAAAGGAACTGGATACCGCGCACATCAAGGCCGAAGTGAGCGGCCGGCCGAAGCATATCTATAGCATCTGGAAGAAGATGCGCGGCAAGCAGCTCGACTTCTCGGAACTGAACGACGTGCGCGCGTTCCGCGTGATCGTCGGCGATATCAAGGATTGCTACACGGTGCTCGGCATCGTGCATAACCTGTGGCAGCCGGTGCCGCGCGAATTCGACGATTACATCTCGCGGCCGAAGCCGAACGGCTACAAATCGCTGCATACGGTGGTCGTCGGCGACGACGGACGCGCATTCGAAGTGCAGATTCGTACGCACGAGATGCATCAGTTCGCGGAGTACGGCGTGGCCGCGCATTGGCGTTACAAGGAGGCCGGCGCGCGCGGCTACGCGGGCCAGGTCATGGCAAGCGAGAAGTACGACGAAAAGATCGCCTGGCTCCGTCAGCTTCTTGCGTGGAAAGACGACGTGGAGGGCGATCGTCCCGGCTGGCAGCATCTGCGCGACGCCACGCTCGACGACGACCACATCTACGTGCTGACGCCGCAGGCACGCGTGATCGCGCTGCCGCACGGTTCGACGGCCGTCGATTTCGCGTATCACCTGCATAGCGAGCTCGGGCATCGCTGCCGGGGCGCGCGTGTCGATGGCGCAATGGTGCCGCTCAACACGCCGCTTCAAAACGGGCAGACCGTCGAGATCATCGCGGTGAAGGAGGGCGGACCGTCGCGCGACTGGCTCAATCCGCAGCTCGGCTATCTGCATAGCCCGCGCGCGCGGCAGAAAGTGCGCGCGTGGTTCAACGCGATCGACGCGGCGGAGAACGTCGCGCAGGGTCGCGCGATCGTCGAAAAGACCTTGCAGCGCGAAGGTAAGACCTCGGTCAATCTGGATCAGCTCGCGGCCAAGCTGGGCTTCAAGGCGCCCGAGGAGCTATACGCGGTCGTCGCGAAAGACGAGTTCAGCCTTCGGAACATCGAGCAGGCGCTCTCGGACGCGCCGCCGCCCGAGCCGGAGCCGGAAGCGCCCGCGCAGTTCGAAAAGCGCAGCAGCGGGCAGAGCGTGGCGCACGGCGCGTCGACGGGCGTGCTGGTCGTCGGCGTCGACGCGTTGCTCACGCAGCTCGCGCGCTGCTGCCGTCCCGCGCCGCCCGATCCGATCGCCGGATTTGTCACGCGCGGCAAAGGCATGTCGATTCACCGCACCGACTGCGCGACGTTCCAGCGCATGGCGCATCGCTCGCCGGAGCGCGTGCTGCATACGACGTGGTCCGCAGAGGTGATGAACGGACGCGGATCGTCGGTTTATCCGGTGGATCTCGCGGTGGAGTCGGCGGACCGGCAGGGGCTGCTGCGCGATATCTCCGAAGTGTTCGCGCGGGAGAAGATCAACGTGATCGGCGTGAAAAGCCAGAGCCGGCGAAACATCGCTTTCATGCAGTTCACGGTCGAGGTGTCGAACGCGGCGCAGATCCAGCGCGCGTGCACGTTGCTCGGCGAAGTGCCGGGCGTCATCCGCGCGTCGCGGCGCGCCTAG